One region of Pogona vitticeps strain Pit_001003342236 chromosome 1, PviZW2.1, whole genome shotgun sequence genomic DNA includes:
- the ERG28 gene encoding ergosterol biosynthetic protein 28 homolog isoform X2 → MSRFLNVLRSWLVMVSIIAMGNTVQSFRDHSFLSEKLYTGKPSQVNGLQARTFGIWTLLSSVIRCYCAIDIRNKTLLHLGYADWIAVSGSRSNITAQETELKSQILSTLGLPTNHLLASTTTLPP, encoded by the exons ATGAGTCGTTTTCTGAATGTACTCCGGAGCTGGCTAGTAATGGTATCCATCATTGCGATGGGGAACACAGTGCAAAGCTTCAGAGATCACAGTTTTCTCTCTGAGAAGCTGTACACAGGCAAGCCAAGCCAAG TAAATGGTCTCCAGGCTCGGACCTTTGGCATCTGGACCTTGCTGTCTTCAGTCATTCGTTGCTACTGTGCCATTGATATCCGCAACAAAAC GCTTCTCCATCTTGGGTATGCTGATTGGATTGCAGTATCTGGAAGTAGAAGCAACATCACAGCACAAGAAACGGAACTGAAGTCACAGATCCTGTCTACATTAGGCCTGCCGACCAACCATCTTCTAGCATCTACCACCACATTGCCTCCTTGA
- the ERG28 gene encoding ergosterol biosynthetic protein 28 homolog isoform X1, translating into MSRFLNVLRSWLVMVSIIAMGNTVQSFRDHSFLSEKLYTGKPSQVNGLQARTFGIWTLLSSVIRCYCAIDIRNKTLYNITLLTFFIALGHFLSEVFIYGTAAATIGVLAPLMVASFSILGMLIGLQYLEVEATSQHKKRN; encoded by the exons ATGAGTCGTTTTCTGAATGTACTCCGGAGCTGGCTAGTAATGGTATCCATCATTGCGATGGGGAACACAGTGCAAAGCTTCAGAGATCACAGTTTTCTCTCTGAGAAGCTGTACACAGGCAAGCCAAGCCAAG TAAATGGTCTCCAGGCTCGGACCTTTGGCATCTGGACCTTGCTGTCTTCAGTCATTCGTTGCTACTGTGCCATTGATATCCGCAACAAAAC TCTCTATAACATCACCCTTTTGACCTTCTTCATTGCCTTGGGCCACTTCCTCTCTGAAGTCTTCATTTATGGCACCGCAGCAGCCACAATTGGTGTCCTGGCCCCCCTTATGGTTGCAA GCTTCTCCATCTTGGGTATGCTGATTGGATTGCAGTATCTGGAAGTAGAAGCAACATCACAGCACAAGAAACGGAACTGA